From Candidatus Methylomirabilota bacterium, the proteins below share one genomic window:
- a CDS encoding biotin/lipoyl-containing protein produces MDPPAMKFEAELDGALSPVEVEGEAGRYRVRLDGQTLEVDARRVGEGLWSLVLGGESMVAEISDEDGVSVVRVDGEIYRIRVEEESRYLIRTRGGTAAGRGQVLKAPMPGRVVLIEVAVGQRVQKGDGLVILEAMKMENEFRASGEGTVKEIRVQAGQAVNPGDVLLVIE; encoded by the coding sequence GTGGACCCGCCCGCGATGAAGTTCGAGGCCGAGCTCGACGGCGCGCTGAGCCCCGTGGAGGTGGAGGGCGAGGCCGGACGCTATCGCGTGCGCCTGGACGGCCAGACGCTGGAGGTCGACGCGCGGCGCGTCGGGGAGGGGCTCTGGTCCCTGGTGCTCGGCGGGGAATCCATGGTCGCGGAGATCAGCGACGAGGACGGGGTGTCGGTGGTGCGCGTGGACGGCGAGATCTACCGCATCCGGGTCGAGGAGGAGTCGCGCTACCTCATCCGGACGCGCGGCGGCACCGCCGCCGGCCGTGGCCAGGTCCTCAAGGCCCCGATGCCGGGCCGGGTGGTGCTCATCGAGGTCGCGGTGGGCCAGCGAGTGCAGAAGGGGGACGGCCTTGTAATCCTCGAGGCGATGAAGATGGAGAACGAGTTCCGCGCCTCGGGGGAAGGGACGGTGAAGGAGATCCGCGTCCAGGCCGGTCAAGCCGTGAACCCCGGCGACGTGCTGCTGGTGATCGAGTAG
- a CDS encoding amino acid ABC transporter ATP-binding protein, with the protein MAAAIEFAGVNKWFGPLHVLADVTLDVAAGEVIVVCGPSGSGKSTLIRCVNRLEPIQGGAIKVHGKSITASDVNLSRLRAEVGMVFQSFNLFPHMTVLENVTLAPVKVKGLATAEAEKIARGLLERVHIPDKADKYPANLSGGQQQRVAIARALAMQPRIMLFDEPTSALDPEMINEVLEVMTDLAKDGMTMMVVTHEMGFARRVAHRVVFMDAGRVVEVQTPETFFAAPRSERAKDFLSKILSH; encoded by the coding sequence ATGGCGGCGGCCATCGAGTTCGCGGGCGTCAACAAGTGGTTCGGGCCGCTGCACGTCCTCGCCGACGTCACCCTCGACGTGGCGGCGGGTGAGGTGATCGTGGTCTGCGGCCCGTCCGGCTCGGGCAAGAGCACCCTCATCCGCTGCGTCAACCGCCTCGAGCCCATCCAGGGCGGCGCGATCAAGGTGCACGGCAAGTCCATCACCGCCTCGGACGTCAACCTCTCGCGCCTGCGTGCCGAGGTGGGGATGGTGTTCCAGTCCTTCAACCTGTTCCCGCACATGACGGTGCTCGAGAACGTCACACTGGCCCCCGTGAAGGTGAAGGGGCTCGCGACCGCCGAGGCCGAGAAGATCGCGCGCGGCCTTCTCGAGCGGGTGCACATTCCCGACAAGGCCGACAAGTATCCGGCCAATCTCTCCGGCGGCCAGCAGCAGCGGGTGGCCATCGCGCGCGCCCTTGCGATGCAGCCCCGCATCATGCTGTTCGACGAGCCCACCTCGGCGCTGGACCCCGAGATGATCAACGAGGTGCTCGAGGTCATGACGGATCTCGCGAAGGACGGCATGACCATGATGGTGGTGACGCACGAGATGGGCTTCGCCCGCCGCGTCGCGCACCGCGTGGTCTTCATGGACGCCGGCCGCGTCGTCGAGGTCCAGACTCCCGAGACGTTCTTCGCCGCGCCGCGCTCGGAGCGCGCGAAGGACTTTCTGTCCAAGATCCTGTCCCACTAG